The Pirellulimonas nuda genome includes a region encoding these proteins:
- a CDS encoding PSD1 and planctomycete cytochrome C domain-containing protein yields the protein MRFRRLLLCVALVLGPQAALGVDFQREVLPLLSDRCFRCHGPDAYARQAGLRLDDRGAAIAHGAITPGDTDASSLVERVFADDERVMPPREAKQKLSPSEREVLRKWIAEGAAYQKHWAFVDPQRVAPAEVRLKRWPAGEIDRFVLARMEAQGLSPNDPADPYTLVRRLHLDLTGLPPSAEQVRAFVADASPNAYGRLVDRLLQSPHFGERMALDWLDCVRYADTNGFSIDGGRHLWLWRDWVIHAFNTNLPYDRFLTEQLAGDLLDDPTPAQLIATGMQRNNMVTHEGGTIPAENLANYNADRVKTLGEAVMGLTLGCAQCHDHKYDPITQRDYYRLFAFFNTISDQGLDGDGGVNPRPYFRAKTVLQTGEEDSLRREIARLEEKLANPIEGEVSAWEARQQAVLEERGAGLSVHPTRALAISTPNASSGFEIEGERTVRIGSAPGFAAYDVLLGLPAIAEPVTGLRVRFLPDDRNDGMLGHGRLDEGDAAKTFTVTALSMSADRVPGDQVNLHRLIVAQQVTASSWREGYRPENVLDPRYQNGWSPQIIAGEPQHLTYTFDRPVGATDTPYLTVQLNFGAGGNRVAGKMQLDVITGVDDGSSLPPELIATLNTPPHLRGAEQQQGVAEYFAQHAPATRPTRIALENARERLGVLTEEFSTMIMAEAEQPRATHVLERGSYAQPGEQVTPGVPEALPAFGPELPDNRLGLARWLVAPGHPLTARVAVNRVWKQFFGAGLVRTPADFGLQGSYPTHQELLDWLAVDFVESGWDVKRLVRNIVSSAAYRQSSIASEELQTRDPLNELLARGPRFRLQAELVRDLALATSGLLSHRLGGPSVNPYAPGDLWREVSHYGSTPATAQTFVQDHGEKLYRRSLYTYWKRTVPPPNLAAFDAPSRETCVVDRPTTNTPLQALVLLNDPQFVEAARAFAEQMIASDPSDDARLRWGMLACVSRPASEAEVAILSQTLGRERVRYAGDPTAAQALLWVGESPRTPSIERAEHAAWTQVASLMLNLSEAVTRN from the coding sequence GGCCCGACGCCTACGCCCGGCAGGCGGGCCTGCGGTTGGACGACCGCGGTGCGGCGATCGCGCACGGGGCGATCACGCCCGGAGATACGGACGCGAGTTCTCTGGTCGAGCGCGTGTTCGCCGATGACGAGCGTGTCATGCCCCCCCGAGAAGCCAAGCAGAAGCTGTCGCCCTCTGAGCGAGAGGTTCTAAGGAAATGGATCGCGGAAGGGGCGGCCTACCAGAAGCACTGGGCGTTTGTCGACCCACAGCGCGTGGCGCCCGCGGAGGTCCGCCTGAAGCGTTGGCCTGCCGGGGAAATCGATCGGTTTGTGCTGGCCCGTATGGAGGCCCAGGGGCTCTCGCCCAACGACCCGGCCGACCCTTACACCCTGGTTCGGCGGCTGCACCTCGATCTTACGGGCCTGCCCCCTTCGGCCGAGCAGGTGCGGGCGTTTGTCGCCGATGCGTCGCCCAACGCCTACGGGCGGCTGGTGGACCGACTGCTGCAGAGCCCCCACTTTGGCGAGCGGATGGCCCTCGACTGGCTCGACTGTGTGCGCTACGCCGACACCAACGGCTTCTCGATCGACGGCGGACGGCACCTGTGGTTGTGGCGCGACTGGGTCATCCACGCGTTCAATACCAACCTGCCGTACGACCGGTTCCTCACCGAGCAGCTCGCCGGCGACCTGCTGGACGACCCCACTCCGGCGCAGCTCATCGCTACCGGCATGCAGAGGAACAACATGGTGACGCACGAAGGAGGAACCATCCCGGCGGAAAACCTCGCCAATTACAACGCCGATCGCGTGAAGACCCTCGGCGAGGCGGTCATGGGTTTGACGCTCGGCTGCGCCCAGTGCCACGACCACAAGTACGACCCGATTACCCAGCGGGACTATTATCGGCTGTTCGCCTTCTTTAATACGATCAGCGATCAGGGCCTGGACGGCGACGGTGGCGTCAATCCGCGCCCCTACTTCCGAGCGAAGACGGTCTTGCAAACGGGAGAAGAAGACTCCTTGCGACGTGAGATTGCCCGCCTTGAGGAGAAGCTGGCCAACCCAATCGAGGGTGAGGTCTCCGCCTGGGAGGCCCGGCAGCAGGCCGTTCTGGAAGAACGCGGCGCCGGGCTGTCGGTCCATCCGACCCGCGCGCTCGCCATCAGCACGCCCAATGCGAGCAGCGGTTTCGAGATCGAGGGTGAACGGACGGTTCGCATCGGTTCGGCGCCCGGGTTTGCCGCCTACGACGTGTTGCTCGGGCTGCCGGCGATCGCCGAGCCGGTCACCGGGCTCCGCGTGCGTTTTCTTCCCGACGACCGCAACGACGGGATGCTTGGCCACGGCAGGCTAGACGAGGGAGACGCCGCCAAGACGTTCACAGTGACCGCGCTATCAATGAGCGCAGACCGGGTCCCCGGCGACCAAGTAAACCTCCACCGCTTGATCGTCGCCCAACAGGTGACGGCCAGCAGTTGGCGCGAAGGCTACCGGCCGGAGAATGTCCTCGATCCGCGCTACCAGAACGGCTGGTCGCCCCAGATCATCGCGGGTGAGCCGCAGCACCTGACGTACACCTTCGATCGCCCCGTCGGCGCGACCGACACGCCCTACCTGACCGTGCAGCTCAATTTTGGCGCCGGCGGCAACCGGGTCGCCGGCAAGATGCAGCTCGATGTCATCACGGGCGTTGACGACGGCAGCAGCCTGCCGCCCGAGCTGATCGCCACGCTCAACACGCCGCCGCACCTGCGCGGCGCGGAGCAGCAGCAGGGGGTGGCGGAGTACTTCGCACAGCATGCGCCGGCGACGCGCCCCACGCGGATCGCGCTAGAAAACGCCCGCGAGCGGCTCGGCGTGCTGACGGAAGAGTTCTCCACCATGATCATGGCCGAGGCCGAGCAGCCCCGGGCGACCCACGTGCTCGAACGCGGCAGCTACGCGCAGCCGGGCGAGCAAGTAACCCCGGGCGTCCCCGAGGCGTTGCCCGCGTTCGGCCCGGAGCTGCCGGACAACCGGCTGGGCCTCGCCCGGTGGCTGGTGGCGCCGGGTCATCCGCTAACCGCCCGGGTGGCCGTCAACCGAGTGTGGAAGCAGTTCTTCGGCGCCGGCCTGGTCCGCACGCCGGCCGACTTCGGGCTGCAGGGATCCTATCCGACCCACCAGGAACTGCTCGATTGGCTGGCGGTCGATTTCGTGGAGAGCGGCTGGGACGTCAAACGCCTGGTCCGCAACATCGTGAGCTCTGCCGCGTACCGCCAGAGCTCTATTGCCAGTGAGGAGCTTCAGACGCGGGACCCACTGAACGAGTTGCTGGCCCGTGGACCACGCTTCCGGCTGCAGGCCGAGCTGGTCCGCGACCTGGCGCTGGCCACGAGCGGCCTGTTGTCACACCGGCTCGGCGGGCCGAGCGTGAATCCGTACGCGCCGGGCGATTTGTGGCGGGAGGTGAGCCACTACGGGAGCACGCCCGCCACCGCACAGACGTTCGTTCAAGACCACGGCGAGAAGCTGTACCGCCGATCGCTCTACACGTACTGGAAACGGACCGTCCCGCCGCCGAACCTGGCGGCGTTCGACGCCCCCAGCCGAGAGACCTGTGTTGTCGATCGGCCGACGACCAACACACCGCTCCAGGCCCTGGTGCTGCTGAACGACCCGCAGTTCGTCGAGGCGGCTCGGGCGTTTGCGGAGCAGATGATCGCCAGCGACCCGAGCGACGACGCTCGCCTGCGGTGGGGCATGTTGGCTTGTGTGTCTCGGCCCGCGAGCGAAGCAGAGGTCGCGATCCTGTCCCAGACTCTCGGGCGGGAACGGGTGCGATACGCTGGCGATCCTACCGCGGCCCAAGCGCTGCTCTGGGTCGGCGAGTCGCCCCGCACTCCGTCGATCGAGCGGGCCGAGCACGCCGCTTGGACCCAGGTAGCCTCGCTCATGCTGAACCTCAGCGAAGCGGTTACACGGAACTAA